The segment AAACGCCTCAAGTGGTAATCGCGAAACAACCGATTTGATTTAACCCCAGAAAACAGAGGAGCGTAATCAAGGGGCAGTTATGCCCACATGATTGCTATTGTTTCCTGGGTGCTCGGTTTTTAGACCGGAATCAAAATCATATCAAAAATCAGTTGTTTCGCTCAATAATTTTACGGTAAATGATTCTAGAATTCAAGCACTTCCTCGGCGGACTCCTCAATACCACTTAAATATCCCAAATAAAATATTTCACAAGAGTATTTTTTATAGGGCAAAAACATTGATATATTTAAGATTACTTTAAACCCAATTTACATAATCATAGCTCGTAAGTGAGTCGTGCTCATTTGATAAAATCTTAAATAAAGAGAGAAAATTATGACCCAATCAAAAAAAATCGTTCTGGCTGTTACCGGAATTGTTTTAGTATCATTATTTTGGATTTACCGTGCATCAACGGCATCAGATCCTCAGGAATCCCTAATGATTGAATTTCTTTCATTAGAAGATATTGAAGATGCCGGATTAAACCGAGTTCGGTTAGGTGGAATCGTGGAGCCCGGTTCAATTCAAATCGGAAAAAAGAATCTACTAGACTGTCGTTTTACTTTGGCACAGGGTGAAGATATTGTTCGTGTCCACTATACTCAAACTCGTCCGGACCTTTTTGATGATGGTGCGGAGGTTATAGTTACCGGTGTGCTTGATGGTGATATTTTTGAAGCAGATGATCTTCAGACAAAGTGTGCTTCACGCTATGAAGGTGATCTGCGAGATGAATCTAGTTACCAGCTAGACGAACTAGACATATGACAGCGGTCGTAGGTGGATTTTCTCTAAACCTCGCTTTGGGGTTTGCTTGCCTTTCGTGCATCGCAATTCTTTTTTACGAAAAAACGAAAGATTACCGTCTTTTCCTGACGGCGCAGAGGCTAGCGTTAGGGACATGCCTTTTTGTAGTATTTTCTACCGTTGCTCTTTCAGTCCTGTTATTAAACAGCGATTTTGATGTCAACTATGTGGCACATTATACAAGTTTAGAGACTCCAAACATTTATAAAATATCAGCGCTTTGGGCCGGACAGGAAGGTTCACTACTTTTTTGGTTGTTTATCTTATCGTTGTATACCGGAGTTGTCATTATCCAAAATCGGTACCGCCACCAAACCATGATGCCATGGGTTATTCTGGTTCTTAGTATTGTCCAAGGATTTTTTCTAATTCTCACAAATTTTGTATCTAATCCATTTGCACCGACCGAAGCAAATTTTATTATAGCAAATGGGAACGGGCTGAATCCATTATTGCAAAATATCACAATGGCTATTCATCCACCCACGCTGTATTTGGGATATATCGGATTTACGATTCCTTTCGCATTTGCGATTGCTGCCATGGCAACCGGAGAAACAGGTTCAGTTTGGATTAGAGCTTCCAGAAGGTGGGCATTGGTTACATGGATGTTTTTGGGAATCGGAATTATTTTAGGTGGCTGGTGGGCATATCAAGAACTTGGCTGGGGTGGATACTGGGCGTGGGATCCTGTAGAGAATGCATCTTTTATGCCATGGCTTACCGGGACCGCTTTTATTCATTCCATTTTGATCCAGGAAAAAAGAGATATGCTCAAAGCATGGAATATGGTTCTGATTATTATCACGTTTGCTCTAGTCATTTTTGGAACATTTTTAACACGAAGTGGAGTTATGTCATCTGTGCATTCTTTTGCGCAATCTTCTTTGGGACCACTATTTTTAGGATTCGTATTTTTTATTTTAATTGCCTCTTTTCTCTTATTTGCTAAACGCTTTTCTCTTTTGAAATCTGATCGGAAAATTGGTTCAATTACTTCCAGGGAAAGTGGGTTTGTATTCAACAATGTCATATTCGTTATTTTATGCTTCGCAGTATTTTGGGGAACCATGTTTCCTGTACTTACCGAAGCCGTAAAAGGAACCAAAATAACGGTTGGGCCACCTTTCTTTATTCAAATTACCACTCCAATCGGGCTCGCACTTTTGTTACTTACAGGCATTGGTCCACTCCTTGCGTGGCGGCGCACTTCGAAACAAAGTTTTATTCGCAATTTTACAATTCCGGTTTTATCAGCTCTTATATTTGGCATAATTTTAATTGGTTTAGGATTATCCGGTACAAACGTAATGACAGGATCTTTGTCCTTGTTTGTTTCGGTTGCAATACTACTTGAATTTTGGCGGGCAATTTCCATCCGCCGAGCAAAACTCAGGGAATCCATTTTTTCTGCGTTATCGAAGATTATTATCCGAAACAGAAGTCGATACGGTGGCTACATTGCCCATCTTGGCATTGTGGTTATGTTTATCGGTTTTGCGGGGAAGACTTTTGATCAGGAAAGCGAATGGAGTATGAATGCCGGAGATGAAAAACATCTTGCGGGATTTCATTTTCGAATGAATAAAATTACTGAAGCTGAAAGACCAAACCATTATGCATGGATAGCGGATTTAACGGTAAAGGATGAAGCAGGTAAAACGATTACGCGCCTTAAACCAGAAAAGCGAATATATTTTCACAACAATCCAAATCCTGACCGCCGTCAGCCTCATAGTGAGCTTGATATTTATTCAACGATTAAGCAGGATATTTATTCGGTGTTTTCTGCAGTTGATCCAGATACGGAAACTGCATTCCTTAAAATTATGATCAACCCACTTGTCCGGCTGGTTTGGATTGGCGGATTCATTCTTGTGTTCGGAACATTAATTTCGTTATGGCCGGGGAAACAATTATTATGACCATACTTAGTTTAATTGTACTTGTCATAATTTTTGGGATTCCTGTGGGTTTTGCCCTTCAGCCACTTTTTGCTCCAAAGCTAGATATGATTTCGGAAGATCAAAATACCTTTGAAGCCAATGAGAGAAAAAAACAGGTTTTGTATCAGCAAATTAAAGAGCTGGAATTAGAATATGGTCTTGGATTGATTCCGGAAGATGAATATTCTGCAATGCGCCAAGAATTAAAACAGCATGTTGCAAATATTATGACGGAATTGAATCCTAAAAAATAACGATGCTTGAAGTTAGGAATCTTAAAAAATCATTTTTTCACAAACCAATTTTAGATGAAATTTCATTTACAATTCAAAAAGGGGAATCGGTTGCATTGGCTGGACCAAATGGCGCCGGTAAAACGACCTTACTCAGAATTATTGCCGGGATTGCTTCCTCGGATGCCGGGGATATAAACTGTTCTTTTAAACCTTTATTGTATATGGGACATGCGCCCGGCTTATATGCCGGTTTGTCCCTCCGAGAAAATGTGAAACTTTTTGCGGGTCTTCATCAACAACCTTTGGATCCAAACATCATGGAAAAAACATTTTCAAATTTTGGATTGGGAAATCATAGCCATAAACCAACACGGGTATTATCGCAAGGAATGCTGCAGCGCCTAAAACTTGTCATCGGTTCCCTTTTACATTGGGATTTTCTTTTGTTTGATGAACCATTCAATGCCCTTGATGAGGACGGACAATCCTTAGCAAAAACATTAATCAAAGAATGGGTTGCAAAACGGAAAACTATTTTATTTGTTGATCATAACAAAGCACGATCACATGAATTATCTTCGCGGCAGATCATTTTAAGCGGAGGACATATTCAGAAGGAAAATCAAGCCTAATGTTGGCATTCCTAGTTAAAAAAGAATTGCTGATGGAATTCCGTGCAAAAGAGTCCTTTTTAACAATGGCTGCGTTTAGTATGGTTGTGATTGTCAGTTTCTCTTTTTCATTTAATGTAAGTAGTGGACGGTTTGTTGAAATGACTCCAGGACTTTTTTGGGTTATGGTTTTATTTACGTCCGTACTTGGCCTTCAAAGATCTTTTGCATATGAGAGCGAATTTGATGCTTTTTCGATGCTTTTGTCGGCACCTGTTGACCGAGGATTAATTTTCCTTGCAAAATGGATCAGCGGGTGGATTGTATTGACCTTAATTGTACTGATTGCATTAATTCCATTTACTCTTTTTTTACGATTCACAATTCCTACAAATCCTCTAGTTGGCATCGGAATTATTTTATTGGGGAATGCGTCCATCATGTGTTTAGGAAGTTTTGTTTCAGGATTGGCAATGAGATCTCGACTGAGTAATGTGCTCGTACCCATTTTACTTTTCCCTCTTTTATCACCGGTTGTGATTGCATCGGTAAAATCTACAAGCGGTTGGATGAGAGGGCTTTCTTTCTCCACATGGGAAACATGGATCTTTGTCTTATCCTCATTTATTATCATATTCGGCTTGCTAGGTTACACTTTATTTAATCACATAACTGAAGAATAATGAATTTTTTCTTTTCAAACCGATCGAACCAACTATGGACTGGATCAGTTTTTTTGCTAATGGTTGTCAATTTTTATTCAATCATTTGGGGAACTCCAATGGTCCCGGATCAGGAATGGGCTCAGAAGATATTTTATCTTCATGTACCATCCGCTTGGGTTGGATTCTTTTCTTATTTTATTGTCATGATTGCCGGTATTTTATTCTTATCCAAGAAAGATCATAAATGGGACAGAGTGGGGCTCGCTGCAGCAGAAATTGGAACTTTGTTTTTAATCCTTGTATTAATTACCGGTCCTATTTGGGCCAAACCGATTTGGGGACGTGCCTGGATTTGGGAACCTCGATTAACCACTACGCTGGTCTTATTTCTTATATATATGGGATATTTTATGATCCGATCATTTGGAGATTATCCCGAGCGATCCGCTCGAACGGGGGCAGTCCTAGGAATCATTGCATTTGTTGATGTCCCTATTATTTTTCTTTCTGTAAAATTTTGGATTCCAGACATTCAATCCCATCCTCAGGTAGAAATGTCTAGCCAACCTTCCGGCATTTTACTTCCGTTTTTATTTTCAATGTTTTGTTTCACTGCAATGTATTTCCTTATGTTGCGGTATAGAATTCATATTTTATCACTGAAAAGTATTCGAGAGAAAAATGATCTATAAATTCCTACCATATTTTAGTAGTGTTTTAGTCATTGTGATTGGAACAATTTTAGGTTGGTTCATATTCCAATTGATCAAAGAGAAAAATATAATAAACAATAAATCGGAGTAGCATTAATGGGTAAAAAAATTGTACATGTTGTTGGAACAGGAACCATTGGCGAACCGCTAACCGGTCTTTTAACCGATTATCGGGAAGGTCTTGGAATTGATGAAGTGACCTTTCAAAAATACACACCCCTTCGTGAGGATAGATCTAAGGTGAATGACCTCGTTAGTCGGGGTGCAAAGCTGGCTGTTTTGGATGATCGAAAAGACAGGTTTACAGAATTAGGAATGCATCCTGAACTTGAGACAGAAGAAGCCATTCAGCGTGCTTCCGTTGTAATCGATTGCACCCCTGGCGGATTTGGTCATAAAAATAAGGCCAAATATTATGAAAAGTTTAAGGATGGTAAAGGGTTTATCGCTCAAGGAAGCGAAGATGGGTTTGGCAAGAAATATGCACGGGGAATCAATGATTCATCTTTGGTAAAGGGAGAAGATCAGTTTATTCAAATTGTATCTTGTAACACGCATAATGTATCCTGTATCACGAACACTTTAGTGTTAAATGGACAAGACCCAGGTAATTTAATTGAAGGGCGTTATGTATGTATCCGGCGAGCAACAGATATTAGCCAAAAAACTTCCATTGCATCACCGCAGGTAAATGAACATAATGATGAAGTGTATGGTTCTCACCATGCCAAGGATGCAGCGGCTCTTTTTCGGACATTGGATTTGGATTTAAACTTATTCTCATCTGCGATGAAAATTCCCAGTCAGTATATGCATATTTTATGGTTCAATTTAAAAGTTAAAGAGGCAACTACTTTAAATGAAATCATGGATAAACTGGAAGCAAATCCATTGGTTGCGCTTACGTCGAAAGATATGACTGGTACTGTTTTTTCTTTTGGACGAGACCATGGACATTTTGGAAGGATATTGAATGAAACTGTTGTTGTGGAACAAACTATGAATGTAAAAAATAATCACGAAATTACAGGTTTTTGCTTTACTCCTCAGGATGGAAATTCTCTTTTAAGCTCTATTTCTGCTACGGAATGGTTTCTTTATCCGGATGAGTACGAAGATAAAATCCAGTGCCTTTCTCATCTCATTTATCAGAATATTTGAGTTTAATTATTCAACCCGTTACAACGGGACCTTTTCAGGAAAATTCGTATTTAGTTGGCTTGGAACAGTCAAATGAATGTATCATTATTGATCCGGGCGACGAGCCGAATATCCTTCAAAAAGAAATCGATTCCTTTGGAAAACTGCTTGCTATTGTGTGCACCCATGCTCATTTAGATCATATCGGCGCAGTGTATGATCTTAAAAAAATCTATGATTGCCCGGTATACCTCCATGAGAACGATAAGTCGGTTTTAGACTCATATGAAGAATCCTGTTCTTTTTTTGGTTTGAACCCAAAACCTAAGCCGGATATCGATGAGTGGATTACTTCCGACAATGATCTCATCTTTAATGATCTTCCTCTGAAAGTTCTACATTCACCTGGGCATACGCCAGGAAGTACCTGCTTTGAAATAATGGGACACTTATTTTCAGGCGATACACTTTTTGCGGGATCTGTAGGAAGAACGGATTTGCCGGGTGGTGATTGGGATGAATTAAATATGTCTTTAATAAAAATAATGAAAACTTTTTCACAAGAAACGGTTGTGCATTCGGGGCATGGTCCGGAGACAACTATAAAATTAGAAATGCAACAAAACCCCTTTTTAATTCCTATCCTAAGCCATGTAGATTCCTGATTATGAAGGTGACCAAATATTTAAAGGATGCGAATAATACTTTGTTCAGTTTTGAAATCATGCCGCCCATGCGAGGTGGAAGTGCAGAAAAGATATTTTCGCTTGTTGATCAGCTTATGCCTTACAATCCACCATTTATTGATTTGACAAGCCGGTCGGCGGAAGTGTATTACGAAAATCGATCGAATAGTAATCCAATAAAACATGTTAAACGGAAGCGCCCAGGCACTATCGGATTAAGCGCTGCTATTAAAAATAGATATAATGTAGAAGCAGTTCCGCACATTCTTTGCAATGGATTTACGAAAGAAGAAACTGAAGATGCACTCATTGAATTAAATTATTTAGGCATTGACAATGTACTTGCAGTCCGTGGAGATGATCTTCGGAAAGTTCCGAAAAAATCAGACAAAAGAAGTAGAAATAAATATGCCTCAGATTTGGTAGAACAAATTGTAAAATTGAATCAAGGAAAATACCTTGAAGATTTGGATGATTCGAGTCCTACAAATTTTTGTATTGGTATTAGCGGATATCCGGAATGCCATTTTGATTCTCCTGATCCCGAATCGGATTTAAGGTACACTAAACTCAAAGTGGATCAGGGTGCCGACTATATTGTGACACAAATGTTTTATGATAATCAAGTTTATTTTGATTTTGTAGATCGTGCTCGTAGTGCGGGAATAAATGTTCCCATCATTCCGGGAATAAAAATTATTACCCTGGAAAACCATCTTGAAATTATTCCGGACATTTTTCATATTGATATTCCGGAAGTATTGCAGTCGAAGATTCGAGGTAAATCAAAAAATGAAATTGCCTCTGCCGGCATTGACTGGGCTATGCAACAAGTGCAAGAACTCGTTGATGCAAACGTACCTTGCGTTCATTTTTATATCATGTCATCTGCAAAAGCAGTGACAGAGATTGTATCCCAATTCTAAGAAAATTTGTATGGATTTGAATCATTCGTTTTTTAAACATCTTCAAGAATCAAACTTGATTCGAACAGGGTCCACGATCCTTGTCGCTGTTTCCGGTGGGCGCGATTCTATGGCATTATTGTATTTACTTAATTTAGTACAAGAACAGTTTCATTTTTCCCTACACGTCGGACATGTAAACCATGGTTTACGAGGTTTATCCGATGCTGATGCAAAATTTGTCGAAAGTCAATGTGTACAATGGGGAATTCCTTTTCATGGAATGAAACTTGATCCCTCTACCAAAGTTAGAAAAAAAAGTCCAGAAGCATGGGCTAGAGAAGAGCGATATAAAGTATTGAGAGATTTACTCAAGACTGTGAATGGAGATTGCATCGTTACAGCGCATCATGCGAACGATCAAGCTGAAACTATTTTGTTCAGACTTCAGCAAAAATCTGGATTAGATGGTTTAAGAGGCATTCATGAGAAGCAGGGGGAAATTATTCGACCGTTGCTTCGGTTTAATAGGAACGAAATTGATTCTTATATTCGTGAAAATTCTATTCCATATGTAGAAGATGAAACAAACGTTGACACATCTTTCCCACGCAACTTTATCCGCCACCAAATCCTAAAACCGTGGGACGAAAAAGATCCCTATTTCATTGACTCTTTAGTAACAATCAGCCAAGAATCAGATCAATTGGTTCGTTTTATGAACCAGATTACATCGGAGTTTATTAGCTCAAATGTTCGTTGCCAAAATGCTGGCAATTATGTTATTCAGTGCAACTCCCTTTCGTCGTTGCCGGATCTGATTCAATCAAGAGTCATCAAAACTCTAGCAGGATATTCGGTTACTCCTTGGCGAAAGTACCAATGGAAAGACCTCTCAAGATTTTTAATTTCCGCTGGCACTGGAGATATACTTACATTGCAGTCCGGATTCAGACTTCTTAGAGATAGAGACAATTGGATTTTATCAAACCAAAAATTTTCTTTCGGAAAAACTCTGATGAATCCGGGAGAATCTATTCAGGTAAATGATGTTTGTTTTGAATGGGACTGGACGTCTGCTAAAAGGGAATTTTCAAAAAATCCGATGACTGAGATTATTGATGGAAGCCTGCTCAAAGATAATGCTGCCATTTTAAGACATTGGAGATCGGGCGACCGATTTCAGCCATACGGAATGAAGCATTCTAAAAAATTAAGTGATTTTTTGACGGATGAAAAAATAAACCGATTTGATAAAGAAAACCAGCTTGTCCTTGAAGTGGGGAATGACATTATTTGGGTTTGTGGATTGAGAATTAGCAATCAGGTGAAGGTAACACGTCAGTCACAAGCATTTGTATCACTAACAATGGGATTTTCAGAAGTGTGAGAGAGATGAAATGGATCAATTTGAACTACTAATTTCTTCGGATAAAATTGCTGAAAAGGTGCAGGAAATTGCCACCGAATTGGATGAAAAATTCAAGGATGAAACGCCTATTTTTATAGGAGTTTTGAATGGAAGTTTCATGTTTATGGCTGATTTAATTCGTCAGATTTCTATTGATTGTGAATTGGATTTTATCAAATTATCTAGCTATCATGGTTCGAAATCCAGTGGTACAGTGAGATTGTTAAAAGATATTTCAGCTGACATTACCGGGAAACATGTTGTTATTGTTGAGGATATTGTGGATTCGGGCTTGACGATAGGATTTATAAAAGAAAGGATGTCTAAGGCAGACCCTGCTTCTCTTACACTAGTTACATTTTTACTCAAGCCGGACCTTGCAAAACTCGATTTCCCTATAGATATAGTCGGGTTTGAAATATCTCCTGAATTTGTTGTAGGTTACGGGTTGGATTATGAACAGAAATATAGGAACTTCGATGGAATATATCGTTTGAAGGAAGGGTTAGAAGATATTTAGGGACAAGCAATAATGGACAATAAACAAAAGAAAAACAATTCCAATCCTAACGGGTCAATGAAGCCCGGGAAGGATCACAATAAAAATTCAAAAAACGAGTTTCAATGGAAAAGAGCAGCTCGGACATCTTTGATTTGGGTTTTTATATTCAGCGCTGCATTATTTATGTCCAATCTTTTTACCAATGAAGGACAAAATAAATCTGCAATTACCTACAAGCAGTACCGCGAATTTCTTGAAGATAGGAAAATTGTAAATGTTGCTGTAGTGGATAAGATCATTACCGGAGAGTTGGCACCTCCTCAATCAATTACGACTGAAAGTGGAATATCAAAAGAAATTTCACAATTTGAAGTCATTCTTCCCTTTGTAGATAAAGAGGTAATGGCAGAATGGGAAGGGTATGGTGTAGAGTACACTTTTAAGGAACAAAGCCTTGACTGGACAGGCTATTTTTTAAATATCCTACCATGGCTACTTATAATAGGATTTTGGATTTTCCTCATGAGACGGATGCAAGGTGGCGGCGGCGGAATGAAAAGTATCTTTAATTTTGGCAAAAGTAGAGCCAAGATTTGGACGTCTGATAAACCAAAAGTCACTTTTGACGATGTTGCCGGATGTGTGGAAGCCAAAGAAGAATTGAATGAAGTTATAGATTTTTTGAAGAAACCAAACCGTTTTCAGAAATTGGGGGCTACTATTCCTAAAGGTGTTCTTTTAGTCGGCCGCCCGGGGACAGGAAAGACATTGCTTGCCCGCGCTGTTGCCGGAGAAGCAGGTGTTCCGTTTTACAGTTTAAGTGGCGCAGATTTTGTGGAGATGTTTGTTGGTGTTGGTGCGTCTCGTGTTCGGGATCTTTTTGAAGAAGGCAAAAAAACTGCTCCTTGTATTATTTTTATTGATGAACTAGACGCTGTTGGCCGTCAACGAGGTGCTGGTCTCGGTGGAGGACATGATGAACGGGAGCAAACATTAAATCAATTGCTGGTTGAAATGGATGGATTTGAACCCCATCAAAATATCATAATAATGGCTGCGACCAACCGTCCTGATGTATTAGACCACGCATTACTGCGGCCGGGTAGATTTGACAGGCAAGTTGTTGTTGATGTTCCGGATGCGCAGGGTCGATTGGGTATATTAAAAGTCCACGCAAAAAAAATAGTATTAAATAAGAGAAAAGTTAAATTAATGGATCTCGCAAAAGGAACTCCCGGATTAGTGGGCGCCGATCTTGCAAATATCGTAAATGAAGCAGCACTTTTGGCTGCACGAAAGCGGAAGAAATCTGTGGATATGTCTGATTTTGATGAAGCGAAAGACAAGGTTATGATGGGAGTCCAAAGGAAAAGCGTTATTTTGTCAGAAAAAGAAAAAGAGCTAACAGCATATCATGAGTCTGGACACGCTTTGGTTGCCATGAAAACACCCGGCGCCGATCCTGTTCATAAGGTGACGATTATACCTCGCGGACAAGCGCTTGGACTCACGATGCAGCTTCCTATCAACGAGCAACATACCTACAGAAAAAAATATATTGAGGGGATGTTAAATGTTATGATGGGTGGTCGTGCCGCTGAAATGATAATTTTTAAAGAAATGACTACCGGCGCAGGAGATGATATTGAGAAAGCAACCAACATTGCCCGAAAAATGGTTTGCGAATGGGGAATGAGTGGAAAACTAGGCCCCATGACCTTTGGAAAGAAAAATGAAGAAGTATTTTTAGGTCGAGATTTTCATTCTCAACATAATTATAGCGATGAAACTGCAACGTTGATTGATGAGGAAGTTGTGAAAATTATTCGAAAAGCAGAATCAAATGCAGATCAGATTTTATTGAAAAATTTGGACATGCTACATTCGATGGCAAAAGAACTCCTGAAGCATGAAACGCTTGATGCATCTGATATTGAGAAAATATTGGATGGTAAATCGATTCGCCGTTCTAAAAATGGTTCGGCTAAACCCAAAACGGGTAAGCGGAAAAATCCTTCGGTTAAAAAATCCCCTAAAAAAACATAATAGTCCAATTTTTATTTATTTTCTTCAGCTTCATTGATCTTTTTTGAGGCAAAATAATTCCTGTTTACGCTCGTAATTTTAAACATGAACGAAACTCAATTTAAATCATGGATCCAATTGGACAATAAACCTTCTCTTGTAATGGGG is part of the Candidatus Neomarinimicrobiota bacterium genome and harbors:
- a CDS encoding cytochrome c maturation protein CcmE, with the translated sequence MTQSKKIVLAVTGIVLVSLFWIYRASTASDPQESLMIEFLSLEDIEDAGLNRVRLGGIVEPGSIQIGKKNLLDCRFTLAQGEDIVRVHYTQTRPDLFDDGAEVIVTGVLDGDIFEADDLQTKCASRYEGDLRDESSYQLDELDI
- a CDS encoding heme lyase CcmF/NrfE family subunit; this translates as MTAVVGGFSLNLALGFACLSCIAILFYEKTKDYRLFLTAQRLALGTCLFVVFSTVALSVLLLNSDFDVNYVAHYTSLETPNIYKISALWAGQEGSLLFWLFILSLYTGVVIIQNRYRHQTMMPWVILVLSIVQGFFLILTNFVSNPFAPTEANFIIANGNGLNPLLQNITMAIHPPTLYLGYIGFTIPFAFAIAAMATGETGSVWIRASRRWALVTWMFLGIGIILGGWWAYQELGWGGYWAWDPVENASFMPWLTGTAFIHSILIQEKRDMLKAWNMVLIIITFALVIFGTFLTRSGVMSSVHSFAQSSLGPLFLGFVFFILIASFLLFAKRFSLLKSDRKIGSITSRESGFVFNNVIFVILCFAVFWGTMFPVLTEAVKGTKITVGPPFFIQITTPIGLALLLLTGIGPLLAWRRTSKQSFIRNFTIPVLSALIFGIILIGLGLSGTNVMTGSLSLFVSVAILLEFWRAISIRRAKLRESIFSALSKIIIRNRSRYGGYIAHLGIVVMFIGFAGKTFDQESEWSMNAGDEKHLAGFHFRMNKITEAERPNHYAWIADLTVKDEAGKTITRLKPEKRIYFHNNPNPDRRQPHSELDIYSTIKQDIYSVFSAVDPDTETAFLKIMINPLVRLVWIGGFILVFGTLISLWPGKQLL
- a CDS encoding ABC transporter ATP-binding protein encodes the protein MLEVRNLKKSFFHKPILDEISFTIQKGESVALAGPNGAGKTTLLRIIAGIASSDAGDINCSFKPLLYMGHAPGLYAGLSLRENVKLFAGLHQQPLDPNIMEKTFSNFGLGNHSHKPTRVLSQGMLQRLKLVIGSLLHWDFLLFDEPFNALDEDGQSLAKTLIKEWVAKRKTILFVDHNKARSHELSSRQIILSGGHIQKENQA
- a CDS encoding ABC transporter permease; its protein translation is MLAFLVKKELLMEFRAKESFLTMAAFSMVVIVSFSFSFNVSSGRFVEMTPGLFWVMVLFTSVLGLQRSFAYESEFDAFSMLLSAPVDRGLIFLAKWISGWIVLTLIVLIALIPFTLFLRFTIPTNPLVGIGIILLGNASIMCLGSFVSGLAMRSRLSNVLVPILLFPLLSPVVIASVKSTSGWMRGLSFSTWETWIFVLSSFIIIFGLLGYTLFNHITEE
- the ccsA gene encoding cytochrome c biogenesis protein CcsA, with translation MNFFFSNRSNQLWTGSVFLLMVVNFYSIIWGTPMVPDQEWAQKIFYLHVPSAWVGFFSYFIVMIAGILFLSKKDHKWDRVGLAAAEIGTLFLILVLITGPIWAKPIWGRAWIWEPRLTTTLVLFLIYMGYFMIRSFGDYPERSARTGAVLGIIAFVDVPIIFLSVKFWIPDIQSHPQVEMSSQPSGILLPFLFSMFCFTAMYFLMLRYRIHILSLKSIREKNDL
- a CDS encoding MBL fold metallo-hydrolase; the protein is MSLIIQPVTTGPFQENSYLVGLEQSNECIIIDPGDEPNILQKEIDSFGKLLAIVCTHAHLDHIGAVYDLKKIYDCPVYLHENDKSVLDSYEESCSFFGLNPKPKPDIDEWITSDNDLIFNDLPLKVLHSPGHTPGSTCFEIMGHLFSGDTLFAGSVGRTDLPGGDWDELNMSLIKIMKTFSQETVVHSGHGPETTIKLEMQQNPFLIPILSHVDS
- a CDS encoding methylenetetrahydrofolate reductase [NAD(P)H] — encoded protein: MKVTKYLKDANNTLFSFEIMPPMRGGSAEKIFSLVDQLMPYNPPFIDLTSRSAEVYYENRSNSNPIKHVKRKRPGTIGLSAAIKNRYNVEAVPHILCNGFTKEETEDALIELNYLGIDNVLAVRGDDLRKVPKKSDKRSRNKYASDLVEQIVKLNQGKYLEDLDDSSPTNFCIGISGYPECHFDSPDPESDLRYTKLKVDQGADYIVTQMFYDNQVYFDFVDRARSAGINVPIIPGIKIITLENHLEIIPDIFHIDIPEVLQSKIRGKSKNEIASAGIDWAMQQVQELVDANVPCVHFYIMSSAKAVTEIVSQF
- the tilS gene encoding tRNA lysidine(34) synthetase TilS, producing the protein MDLNHSFFKHLQESNLIRTGSTILVAVSGGRDSMALLYLLNLVQEQFHFSLHVGHVNHGLRGLSDADAKFVESQCVQWGIPFHGMKLDPSTKVRKKSPEAWAREERYKVLRDLLKTVNGDCIVTAHHANDQAETILFRLQQKSGLDGLRGIHEKQGEIIRPLLRFNRNEIDSYIRENSIPYVEDETNVDTSFPRNFIRHQILKPWDEKDPYFIDSLVTISQESDQLVRFMNQITSEFISSNVRCQNAGNYVIQCNSLSSLPDLIQSRVIKTLAGYSVTPWRKYQWKDLSRFLISAGTGDILTLQSGFRLLRDRDNWILSNQKFSFGKTLMNPGESIQVNDVCFEWDWTSAKREFSKNPMTEIIDGSLLKDNAAILRHWRSGDRFQPYGMKHSKKLSDFLTDEKINRFDKENQLVLEVGNDIIWVCGLRISNQVKVTRQSQAFVSLTMGFSEV
- the hpt gene encoding hypoxanthine phosphoribosyltransferase, which codes for MDQFELLISSDKIAEKVQEIATELDEKFKDETPIFIGVLNGSFMFMADLIRQISIDCELDFIKLSSYHGSKSSGTVRLLKDISADITGKHVVIVEDIVDSGLTIGFIKERMSKADPASLTLVTFLLKPDLAKLDFPIDIVGFEISPEFVVGYGLDYEQKYRNFDGIYRLKEGLEDI
- a CDS encoding ATP-dependent metallopeptidase FtsH/Yme1/Tma family protein, encoding MKPGKDHNKNSKNEFQWKRAARTSLIWVFIFSAALFMSNLFTNEGQNKSAITYKQYREFLEDRKIVNVAVVDKIITGELAPPQSITTESGISKEISQFEVILPFVDKEVMAEWEGYGVEYTFKEQSLDWTGYFLNILPWLLIIGFWIFLMRRMQGGGGGMKSIFNFGKSRAKIWTSDKPKVTFDDVAGCVEAKEELNEVIDFLKKPNRFQKLGATIPKGVLLVGRPGTGKTLLARAVAGEAGVPFYSLSGADFVEMFVGVGASRVRDLFEEGKKTAPCIIFIDELDAVGRQRGAGLGGGHDEREQTLNQLLVEMDGFEPHQNIIIMAATNRPDVLDHALLRPGRFDRQVVVDVPDAQGRLGILKVHAKKIVLNKRKVKLMDLAKGTPGLVGADLANIVNEAALLAARKRKKSVDMSDFDEAKDKVMMGVQRKSVILSEKEKELTAYHESGHALVAMKTPGADPVHKVTIIPRGQALGLTMQLPINEQHTYRKKYIEGMLNVMMGGRAAEMIIFKEMTTGAGDDIEKATNIARKMVCEWGMSGKLGPMTFGKKNEEVFLGRDFHSQHNYSDETATLIDEEVVKIIRKAESNADQILLKNLDMLHSMAKELLKHETLDASDIEKILDGKSIRRSKNGSAKPKTGKRKNPSVKKSPKKT